ATGCTGCCTTCATTGCCCACTAAGAAACGGCGTAGCAAAGGAATGTGCGTTGGGCGGGCCTCTTTGGATTTGATGTGTTTCATATCAATTTGGCTCGTTTACAAAGGCTGAAACAGAAATCAGAGCATATCCGCCATCTGAGTCGTGTTTTGGAAGATCCAGCGCGAATTCTGAGGATTTAAAAAACGGGTCCACAATGACACAAGCGCGCACCAGCATCATTTCGTTTTGAGTGCCGCCGTTAAAGGCTGTGACCGGCTTGATTTCGGAGCCACGGTCGAGGCATTTGGTCGCCGTGCCAAGAGGTGCCCAAGTCTCTGTCGAAACGGGGCGCAACTCAATCAAGATCACGTCGATGCAATCTGGAATAATGCCTGCGAGTTTGCAGATTTTTTCTTTGAGCTCGTCGTGTGTTGGCGGGTTCCACGTTCCAAGGCGCAAATCGCGGACCGAAAGATCCACCGCGCGTTCAAGCATGACGTGACGAACTTTTAGAACCCCGATCTCTACCGATCCAAGCAAAAAGCTTATGAGAAACGGGAAGAGGATCACGAACTCGATGGTCGCCGATCCAGCCTCGCTCTGCGCAAATTTGCGCAAAAGCCGTTTTGGGAGGGAGAGAGGCGATATCATTGAGTGAGCCTTAGACGATTGATTTGGCTGGCGATCGCTGCGAACGCCGCAGAAATATTTGTGCCGTCCACGTCAAAGAAGTGGTTTTCGGTGCTTGCACAATCCCTCATGACGTCAAGATAGGCATCTTCAACTTCAAAGCCGATTGTGAAAATTAGGATTTTTTCTTTCTTGGCGGCGTCACAAGACGCAAAGAGGTTGTTGTCTTGTGTGGTTGGCGTGATTCCGAAATCCAAACCGGACGTCGGTTCATAGTACAGTGGACCATAATTATCTATCCACGATTCCGTTTTTAAAACGAACAATTCTGGCCACGTGAGCTGCCTAATAGAGTTCTCATCATCCATGTCCGCTTCGAC
This Falsihalocynthiibacter arcticus DNA region includes the following protein-coding sequences:
- a CDS encoding TadE/TadG family type IV pilus assembly protein, with product MISPLSLPKRLLRKFAQSEAGSATIEFVILFPFLISFLLGSVEIGVLKVRHVMLERAVDLSVRDLRLGTWNPPTHDELKEKICKLAGIIPDCIDVILIELRPVSTETWAPLGTATKCLDRGSEIKPVTAFNGGTQNEMMLVRACVIVDPFFKSSEFALDLPKHDSDGGYALISVSAFVNEPN